A genomic segment from Pseudomonas sessilinigenes encodes:
- a CDS encoding TIGR03749 family integrating conjugative element protein, translated as MNLRLRLGLWLAGTALLVTTSAQAVEIMQWERIPLPVPLHVGEERIVFVDQNVRVGIPPSIAGSLRVQSVGGAIYFRASEEIPPTRLQLQNVATGEIMLVDIAATAPKPGQASLEPAKIIAGDSIAAARYGQTSKTSTPGSARAQTPSPDEEEAEEEPRHETPSPVALTRYAAQMLYAPLRTVEPVAGIQPVRVDRKMDLSTLLPTLPVEAVAIGAWQLDNTFVTAIKLRNLSPEQLTLNPRDLLGSFATATYQHPYLGPRGNPSDTTTLYLVTQGKGLKHSLLPSSVNQIDPKMGGEREHSK; from the coding sequence ATGAACCTACGTCTGCGGTTAGGTCTGTGGTTAGCTGGCACTGCTCTCCTGGTAACGACCAGCGCGCAGGCGGTTGAGATCATGCAGTGGGAGCGTATACCTCTTCCCGTTCCCCTCCACGTTGGTGAGGAAAGGATCGTGTTTGTCGACCAAAACGTTCGCGTCGGCATCCCTCCAAGCATCGCCGGCAGCCTTCGTGTACAAAGCGTTGGCGGGGCAATCTACTTTCGAGCAAGCGAAGAAATTCCGCCTACACGGCTCCAACTGCAAAATGTCGCTACGGGCGAAATCATGCTCGTAGACATTGCGGCAACGGCGCCTAAACCTGGCCAAGCCTCACTTGAGCCAGCAAAGATTATCGCGGGTGACAGCATTGCTGCGGCGCGTTATGGCCAAACCTCCAAAACAAGCACTCCTGGTTCAGCTCGAGCTCAAACACCTTCCCCCGATGAGGAGGAGGCAGAGGAAGAGCCTCGTCATGAGACACCTTCTCCCGTCGCGCTAACACGATATGCAGCCCAAATGCTGTATGCACCTCTGCGCACTGTTGAGCCAGTAGCCGGAATCCAGCCGGTACGGGTGGATCGTAAAATGGATCTGAGCACTTTGCTTCCAACTCTGCCTGTTGAAGCTGTGGCCATAGGAGCCTGGCAGCTCGACAACACATTTGTGACGGCAATCAAGCTGCGCAACTTGAGCCCCGAACAACTGACCCTAAATCCAAGGGACCTCCTAGGCAGCTTTGCAACAGCCACATACCAACACCCCTACCTCGGGCCCCGGGGAAACCCTTCTGATACCACAACTCTGTACCTGGTCACCCAGGGCAAAGGGCTCAAACATTCGTTGCTTCCAAGTTCGGTAAACCAGATTGATCCGAAGATGGGGGGTGAACGTGAACATTCAAAGTAA